Proteins encoded within one genomic window of Bdellovibrionales bacterium CG10_big_fil_rev_8_21_14_0_10_45_34:
- the pal gene encoding peptidoglycan-associated lipoprotein: MIRTLVTLVLAASFIVSCSKKKKDEGEDGDVASQAMNFEAAGSDSGKIDGLHTVNFDYDTADLSSDAKSKLSQNADWIKARAAVTVQIEGHCDERGSIEYNLALGERRAKAAKAYLVSLGVPAKQMTIISYGEEKPLVMGDSDSDFAKNRRANFVPLSTN, translated from the coding sequence ATGATCAGAACGCTCGTGACATTGGTTTTGGCAGCTTCATTTATAGTTTCTTGTTCAAAGAAAAAGAAAGACGAAGGCGAAGACGGAGATGTCGCTTCTCAGGCGATGAACTTTGAAGCCGCAGGTAGCGACAGTGGCAAAATTGACGGCCTTCACACAGTTAATTTTGATTATGACACAGCGGATTTGAGTTCCGATGCAAAATCGAAGTTGAGTCAGAACGCCGACTGGATAAAGGCTAGAGCGGCTGTAACCGTTCAGATCGAAGGACATTGTGACGAGCGAGGATCTATTGAATACAATTTAGCTTTGGGTGAAAGGCGTGCAAAAGCAGCGAAAGCCTATCTTGTTAGCTTGGGCGTCCCAGCAAAGCAAATGACGATCATAAGCTACGGCGAAGAAAAGCCCTTGGTAATGGGTGATTCTGATTCTGACTTTGCTAAGAATCGCCGTGCGAACTTTGTTCCACTTTCTACAAACTAG
- the pssA gene encoding CDP-diacylglycerol--serine O-phosphatidyltransferase, with amino-acid sequence MVELDTSTNDRVQRRIARNRRLVERLHRRFSVNIYVLPNLVTTCNLFFGYFAIIYSIKGQFEYAAYAIVAAALFDLLDGRVARWTNSESRFGAEYDSLSDVVSFGVAPSLLMFLWALHPFGRLGWLASFFFVACGALRLARFNVQSVSVEKKDFQGLPIPMAAGIVAGSYLAFLDLGWNGQKHWALLGMTYLLGFVMVSNFRYRSFKDIDFRKRMPFWYLITGVSILAVVAYRPEVMLFVLFLSYAILGAIFGVLGSGKRRRERMERLEREASKVNK; translated from the coding sequence GTGGTTGAATTAGACACTTCGACGAACGACCGAGTTCAGAGAAGAATTGCGCGAAACCGTCGCCTCGTCGAGCGTCTTCATAGGCGTTTCTCTGTAAACATCTACGTGCTTCCCAACCTCGTAACTACCTGCAATCTTTTTTTTGGTTATTTTGCGATAATTTATTCGATCAAAGGACAATTCGAGTACGCAGCCTATGCGATCGTCGCCGCAGCACTTTTTGACCTGTTAGATGGCCGAGTAGCGCGTTGGACTAACTCAGAGAGCCGATTTGGCGCCGAGTACGACTCATTGTCAGACGTGGTGAGCTTTGGTGTGGCACCGAGCCTACTTATGTTTTTATGGGCACTACATCCTTTTGGAAGACTGGGTTGGCTTGCCTCGTTTTTCTTTGTGGCGTGTGGTGCTTTGAGACTCGCCCGTTTTAACGTGCAATCCGTATCAGTAGAGAAAAAGGACTTTCAAGGACTTCCCATTCCTATGGCAGCAGGTATCGTCGCCGGATCCTACTTGGCATTTCTTGATTTGGGTTGGAATGGGCAAAAGCACTGGGCACTACTAGGCATGACCTACCTCCTCGGTTTCGTCATGGTGAGTAATTTTAGATACAGAAGTTTTAAGGATATCGATTTTCGTAAAAGAATGCCCTTCTGGTACTTGATTACTGGAGTATCGATACTCGCAGTCGTTGCCTATCGACCAGAAGTCATGTTGTTTGTACTTTTCTTATCGTATGCGATACTCGGCGCTATCTTCGGTGTGCTCGGATCGGGCAAAAGGCGCAGAGAAAGAATGGAACGACTTGAAAGAGAAGCTTCAAAGGTGAACAAATGA
- a CDS encoding aspartate-semialdehyde dehydrogenase, whose protein sequence is MKHSICVGIVGATGIVGQEFLKLLRERKVPTEELRLFASPGSAGTHVVFRDEKIPLKALSDGCFEGLDVVFFSSGDDISTQYAPAAASAGAIVIDNSAAFRMNPEFPLVVPEINGHIIDLKKRGQIIANPNCSTIQLVLALWPLEKNLGIERIHVATYQSVSGAGRDGIEELKSSTLSILNNGTAASKVFPHTIAFTNIPQIGGIGPDGFCTEELKIMRESQKILNREDLLISAFTVRTPTMNGHSEVAWVQLKKDASLEAIRQMLSSAPGLKVVDSPELSSYPVCSEVSGQDPVFIGRIHKDIADSKTLIMWIVADNLRKGAALNGLQIAQLFFKQ, encoded by the coding sequence ATGAAACATTCAATATGTGTCGGAATCGTTGGTGCTACTGGAATCGTTGGTCAAGAGTTCCTAAAACTCCTCAGAGAGCGAAAGGTTCCCACAGAAGAATTGAGACTCTTTGCGAGTCCTGGGTCTGCTGGCACACATGTCGTTTTTAGAGACGAAAAAATTCCGCTTAAGGCGCTGTCTGACGGTTGTTTTGAGGGGTTAGACGTGGTGTTTTTTTCCTCTGGGGACGACATCAGCACACAATACGCGCCAGCCGCGGCGTCAGCGGGCGCCATCGTCATAGACAATTCTGCCGCCTTTAGAATGAATCCAGAATTCCCTTTGGTTGTACCGGAGATTAACGGCCATATCATTGATCTTAAGAAGCGCGGTCAAATTATTGCTAATCCCAATTGTTCAACCATTCAGCTCGTACTTGCTCTTTGGCCTCTAGAGAAAAACCTGGGAATAGAGCGAATACACGTCGCGACCTACCAAAGTGTTTCGGGCGCAGGAAGAGATGGAATCGAAGAGCTCAAAAGCAGTACTTTATCGATACTCAATAACGGTACAGCGGCTTCTAAGGTGTTTCCGCACACAATCGCCTTTACAAACATTCCTCAAATTGGAGGAATTGGGCCGGATGGTTTTTGCACAGAAGAACTCAAGATCATGAGGGAATCTCAGAAAATTTTGAATCGCGAAGACCTTCTCATTTCCGCTTTTACAGTGAGAACCCCGACAATGAATGGTCACTCAGAAGTAGCGTGGGTTCAACTTAAGAAGGACGCCTCTTTGGAAGCGATTCGGCAAATGCTCTCTTCTGCTCCGGGGTTAAAAGTCGTGGATTCACCGGAACTGAGCTCGTATCCAGTTTGCTCTGAAGTTTCCGGGCAGGATCCTGTTTTCATTGGGCGAATCCACAAAGACATTGCTGACTCTAAAACTCTTATTATGTGGATCGTGGCAGACAACCTGAGAAAAGGGGCCGCGCTGAATGGGCTTCAGATCGCGCAACTTTTCTTCAAGCAGTAA
- a CDS encoding transcriptional regulator: MKHKTRSSCPICFSLELFGDKWSLLILRDIILFDKKHYHEFMDSSEGISTNILADRLQKLECAGLIKKKQNEENQKKFIYAPTDEALDLLPLLIEMTLWGVKHNPEIDASQAPPEFIKKMIKDRKRFIKNIRIKFK; the protein is encoded by the coding sequence ATGAAGCATAAAACACGATCCAGCTGCCCTATTTGCTTTAGCTTGGAGCTTTTTGGAGACAAGTGGAGTCTTCTTATTTTAAGGGACATCATTTTATTTGATAAAAAACACTATCATGAGTTTATGGATTCGTCTGAGGGCATATCGACGAATATCCTTGCTGATCGCTTGCAAAAACTTGAATGTGCCGGACTCATTAAAAAAAAACAGAATGAAGAGAATCAAAAAAAGTTTATCTATGCCCCGACAGACGAAGCCCTTGATCTCCTTCCATTGCTGATAGAAATGACTTTATGGGGTGTAAAACATAATCCTGAAATAGATGCCAGTCAGGCCCCTCCGGAGTTTATCAAGAAAATGATAAAAGACAGGAAGAGGTTTATTAAAAATATTCGGATAAAATTTAAATAA